A region of Myxococcus stipitatus DSM 14675 DNA encodes the following proteins:
- a CDS encoding serine/threonine-protein kinase → MNDLDAMHPLLLQPSEELGALRIIRRLATGGYGTIFLAETETRGTVALKFALEGPSENDDGRVDARTRREAGLLLHLAHPNVVELLGYRRWPDAHHGYLYLIMDYVEGPTLSQWAITPQATPRRATEVFASLALTLDAIHRAGVVHRDLKGTNIIVRASDGQPVLVDFGSGDHACAPALTEDRLPPGTPSYRSPEALRFWLGTRTPGSRYRFVPTDDLYSLGLAFHEVLTGTLPYPTHLPPSALLATIESAQLKPPSALNPHVPPALDGIVLRLLSKFAAGRHPNGAELCEALTLALRQADERWDVPLFPPRPLHEAVTEEDESLFDGDEDGREMRQWMRWPDQPGSVVEPDAGPAVTPSTQPAPVPPHTLAAWVSWLRRRLDVLRAALRGWKKPRE, encoded by the coding sequence ATGAACGACCTTGATGCGATGCACCCTTTGTTGCTCCAGCCCTCGGAGGAGCTGGGAGCGCTGCGCATCATCCGGAGGCTGGCGACCGGTGGTTACGGCACCATCTTCCTGGCGGAGACCGAGACGCGCGGCACGGTGGCGCTGAAGTTCGCGCTGGAGGGCCCCTCCGAGAATGACGATGGCCGGGTGGATGCCCGCACGCGCCGGGAGGCCGGGCTGCTGCTCCACCTGGCCCACCCCAATGTCGTGGAGCTGCTGGGCTACCGCCGCTGGCCCGACGCGCACCACGGCTACCTCTACCTCATCATGGACTACGTGGAGGGCCCCACCCTGTCCCAGTGGGCCATCACGCCGCAGGCCACCCCGCGCCGGGCCACGGAGGTGTTCGCCTCGCTGGCCCTCACGCTGGACGCCATCCACCGCGCGGGCGTGGTCCATCGCGACCTCAAGGGGACCAACATCATCGTCCGGGCCTCGGACGGGCAGCCGGTGCTGGTGGACTTCGGTTCGGGGGACCACGCGTGCGCGCCGGCCCTCACGGAGGATCGCCTTCCTCCGGGGACGCCCAGCTACCGGAGCCCGGAGGCGCTGCGCTTCTGGCTGGGGACGCGCACGCCGGGCTCGCGCTACCGCTTCGTGCCCACCGATGACCTGTATTCGCTGGGGCTCGCCTTCCACGAGGTGCTCACGGGCACCCTGCCCTACCCCACCCACCTGCCGCCTTCCGCGCTGCTGGCCACCATCGAGTCCGCCCAGCTCAAGCCCCCGTCCGCCCTCAACCCCCACGTCCCTCCCGCGCTGGATGGCATCGTGCTGCGCCTGCTCAGCAAGTTCGCCGCGGGCCGTCACCCCAACGGGGCGGAGCTGTGCGAGGCGCTCACCCTGGCGCTGCGCCAGGCGGATGAGCGCTGGGACGTCCCCCTGTTTCCACCCCGCCCCCTCCACGAGGCCGTCACCGAGGAGGACGAGTCCCTCTTCGACGGCGACGAGGACGGACGCGAGATGCGCCAGTGGATGCGCTGGCCGGACCAGCCGGGCTCGGTGGTGGAGCCGGACGCGGGCCCGGCGGTGACACCCTCCACCCAGCCCGCACCGGTTCCACCGCACACCCTGGCCGCGTGGGTGTCCTGGCTGCGCCGGCGGCTGGACGTGCTGCGCGCCGCGCTCCGGGGCTGGAAGAAGCCTCGGGAGTAG
- a CDS encoding serine/threonine-protein kinase: MTTPDTTTEDPPGGQRRPRVLFNVGGTVFEFVRKLEVRSTGELLMLVRRRYRDGQSGLVVVKRLRSPATFVERRRLVEEVSLTFRLKHPNIAQVHQIKLYRGSPHVVMEYVEGRSLDTLLNLAAMRRRPMTASLAAFVTAEVAEALHHAHGMVDDWNRPLGIVHRDVSPRNIRVGTHGDVKLTNFTAASSRMPGRELTSRPLVKGDVAYASPEMMLREPVDARSDIFSLGLVLLELLTGRHPLSLEESEPPPLPEGLTLEAQGPTWMPVEEVAARMLSLTPEQVARLVAGIPEGLAAVVRRALRRDPAERFQSAEEMGSVLRGWLRVQAPSGHGRHETAEEVARVAVEATLRRNQAELLEGGLHPEGLTAEEASVSLEPGAPPSPEAPPDTADALARESARVFGVPGLRGVTHSRAGEDGPRNTDVEVEVEVEPEEDPEDPSEI, from the coding sequence ATGACGACGCCCGATACGACGACGGAGGATCCCCCCGGAGGGCAGCGACGGCCCCGGGTGCTGTTCAACGTGGGCGGCACGGTGTTCGAGTTCGTCCGCAAGCTGGAGGTCCGCTCCACCGGAGAGCTGCTGATGCTGGTGCGGCGGCGCTACCGCGACGGCCAGAGCGGCCTGGTGGTGGTGAAGCGGCTGCGCAGCCCCGCCACCTTCGTGGAGCGGCGCAGGCTGGTGGAGGAGGTCAGCCTGACGTTCCGCCTCAAGCACCCCAACATCGCGCAGGTGCACCAGATCAAGCTGTACCGAGGCTCTCCCCACGTGGTGATGGAGTACGTGGAGGGGCGCTCCCTGGACACGCTGCTCAACCTGGCGGCGATGCGGCGCAGGCCCATGACGGCCTCGCTGGCCGCGTTCGTGACGGCGGAGGTGGCGGAGGCGCTCCACCATGCCCACGGCATGGTGGATGACTGGAACCGGCCGCTGGGCATCGTCCACCGCGACGTGAGCCCTCGGAACATCCGCGTGGGGACCCACGGCGACGTGAAGCTGACGAACTTCACCGCCGCCTCGTCGCGGATGCCGGGGCGCGAGCTGACCAGCCGCCCGCTGGTGAAGGGCGACGTCGCGTATGCGTCGCCGGAGATGATGCTGCGCGAGCCGGTGGATGCGCGCTCCGACATCTTCTCCCTGGGGCTGGTGCTGCTGGAGCTCCTCACCGGGCGGCACCCGCTGTCGCTGGAGGAGTCGGAGCCCCCGCCCCTCCCGGAGGGCCTGACGCTGGAGGCCCAGGGGCCCACCTGGATGCCCGTGGAGGAGGTGGCGGCGCGGATGCTGAGCCTGACGCCCGAGCAGGTGGCTCGGCTGGTCGCGGGCATCCCGGAGGGGCTGGCGGCGGTGGTGCGGCGAGCGCTGCGTCGCGACCCCGCCGAGCGGTTCCAGTCCGCCGAGGAGATGGGCTCCGTGCTGCGAGGCTGGCTGCGCGTCCAGGCCCCCAGCGGCCACGGGCGGCACGAGACGGCCGAGGAGGTGGCCCGCGTGGCCGTGGAGGCCACCCTGCGCCGCAACCAGGCGGAGCTGCTCGAAGGGGGCCTGCACCCCGAGGGCCTCACGGCGGAGGAGGCGTCCGTGTCGCTGGAGCCGGGGGCGCCCCCGTCCCCGGAGGCTCCGCCGGACACCGCGGACGCGCTGGCGCGGGAGTCCGCCCGGGTGTTCGGCGTGCCGGGGCTGCGCGGGGTGACGCACTCGCGCGCGGGGGAGGACGGGCCTCGGAACACGGACGTGGAGGTGGAGGTGGAGGTGGAGCCCGAGGAGGACCCGGAGGACCCCTCCGAAATCTAG
- a CDS encoding CBS domain-containing protein: MAQRSMDSGGDERRGALRPELGLETVRPADAAPPGSRERGESDVSGWNPARDELSSVREGRFHRAATLRMAQVRTDVDDRDVARSDAEWATGGVGRGPYGRDDRDDRYATGIGPRRSMGDQDHELAPQPAEYRAWDRTGYGGERPVRGEGVAARELRPAQSRAPSSERSWHREPLTAREVMTREVRTARRDSSLREVARLMREEDRGIIPVVDERGRLVGLVTDRDLALRAFAGGQPPEQLRVSDVMTEDIDAVTLDEPLLAALALMTRRQLRRIPVIEHDDRLVGVLSLSDIAERADTDEELQRALARISSRRSFWTRLR, translated from the coding sequence ATGGCTCAGCGAAGCATGGACAGCGGTGGGGATGAGCGGCGCGGGGCCTTGCGGCCTGAGCTCGGCCTCGAGACGGTGCGGCCGGCCGACGCGGCGCCTCCTGGCTCGCGCGAGCGGGGTGAGTCGGATGTGTCGGGGTGGAATCCCGCGCGGGATGAGCTGTCGTCCGTGCGCGAGGGGCGGTTCCATCGTGCGGCGACGCTGCGCATGGCGCAGGTGCGCACGGACGTGGATGACCGCGACGTGGCTCGGAGCGATGCCGAGTGGGCCACGGGCGGCGTCGGACGCGGCCCCTATGGGCGGGATGACCGGGATGACCGGTACGCCACGGGCATCGGTCCTCGGCGGAGCATGGGGGACCAGGACCACGAGCTGGCGCCTCAGCCGGCGGAGTATCGGGCGTGGGACCGCACGGGGTATGGCGGTGAGCGGCCGGTTCGAGGGGAGGGAGTGGCGGCTCGGGAGCTCCGGCCCGCGCAGTCTCGGGCGCCGTCTTCGGAGCGGAGCTGGCACCGGGAGCCGCTGACGGCGCGTGAGGTGATGACTCGCGAGGTCCGCACGGCGCGTCGGGACAGCTCGCTGCGGGAGGTGGCTCGGCTGATGCGGGAAGAGGACCGAGGCATCATTCCCGTCGTCGATGAGCGCGGGCGGCTCGTGGGGCTCGTCACGGACCGGGACCTCGCCTTGCGTGCCTTCGCGGGGGGACAGCCTCCCGAGCAGCTCCGGGTCTCGGATGTGATGACGGAGGATATCGACGCCGTCACGCTGGATGAGCCGCTGCTCGCGGCCCTGGCGCTCATGACGCGCCGGCAGCTTCGCCGCATCCCGGTCATCGAGCACGATGACCGCCTCGTGGGGGTGCTGTCGTTGAGCGACATCGCGGAGCGTGCTGATACGGACGAGGAGCTTCAGCGCGCGCTGGCGCGCATCTCCTCTCGGCGCTCGTTCTGGACGCGACTGCGTTGA
- a CDS encoding Kelch repeat-containing protein has protein sequence MKLGIRAVMAVMAVVGLQLGGCLDVDEAKKGFCKDNPERCREGAADAGDAGDAGQTPRPDGGQEPDPDGGQEPDPDGGGVEDPDSGPPDLGPLNLGWNPRASMKDARAFHTATRLKDGKVLVVGGSSSLNVSGPVIQSAEIFDPALNLWTRAGYLKVARARHTATLLGNGKVLIVGGNNASGQPLKSVELYDPANGGSWSEAAPLSTERYGHDAVRLSASGEVLVIGGGTAETASVESVEVYDPELNKWSTRGTLPAGRHRVVATEISGDRVLAVGGSAGVTTSDLYQHSTKSWTAIAATSQVPRVGHSVTRLNNGEILVAGSVNAALTVYWAETDILSENSLGSNWASAGTLNVPRSHHTATLLDSGDVLVAGGTKGIMDSLDVVQIYSPGAGWSPPGAAMLNKRAFHRATLLRSGNVLVTGGLGNSELDPELNAVELYMPPPPRP, from the coding sequence GTGAAGCTGGGCATTCGAGCGGTGATGGCGGTGATGGCGGTGGTGGGGCTTCAGCTGGGTGGGTGCCTCGATGTGGATGAGGCGAAGAAGGGGTTTTGCAAGGACAACCCCGAGCGATGCAGGGAAGGGGCGGCGGACGCGGGTGACGCGGGTGACGCGGGTCAGACCCCACGGCCGGACGGAGGTCAGGAGCCGGACCCGGACGGAGGTCAGGAGCCGGACCCGGACGGAGGTGGTGTTGAAGATCCTGATTCAGGCCCGCCGGATCTAGGCCCCCTGAATCTAGGTTGGAACCCACGCGCCTCGATGAAGGATGCGCGAGCTTTTCACACGGCCACCCGCTTGAAGGACGGCAAGGTCCTGGTGGTAGGTGGGAGCTCGTCCCTGAACGTTTCGGGGCCCGTGATTCAGAGTGCCGAAATCTTCGACCCGGCTCTGAACCTGTGGACCCGTGCTGGCTATCTGAAAGTTGCTCGGGCTCGGCACACCGCGACCTTGTTGGGAAATGGCAAGGTCTTGATTGTGGGTGGGAACAATGCGAGCGGGCAGCCTTTGAAGAGCGTTGAGCTGTATGACCCCGCGAACGGTGGCTCTTGGTCAGAGGCTGCGCCCCTATCCACTGAGCGCTATGGCCACGATGCGGTGCGGTTGTCCGCCTCTGGCGAAGTCCTGGTCATCGGAGGTGGAACGGCTGAAACCGCCAGCGTCGAATCCGTGGAGGTCTACGACCCGGAATTGAACAAGTGGTCCACCCGGGGCACTCTGCCAGCTGGGCGTCACAGGGTTGTTGCCACGGAGATAAGCGGTGATCGGGTGTTGGCTGTGGGTGGGTCCGCGGGGGTGACGACCTCGGATTTGTATCAACACAGCACCAAATCCTGGACAGCGATTGCCGCAACCTCCCAGGTTCCTCGCGTTGGACACTCCGTCACCCGGTTGAACAATGGCGAGATACTCGTGGCTGGGTCGGTGAACGCGGCGTTGACGGTCTACTGGGCCGAAACGGATATCCTCTCTGAGAACAGCCTGGGGTCGAACTGGGCGAGTGCGGGCACATTGAACGTGCCTCGTTCCCACCATACCGCGACGCTTCTTGACTCAGGGGATGTGCTGGTGGCCGGGGGGACGAAAGGAATCATGGACTCCTTGGATGTAGTTCAAATCTATAGCCCGGGAGCTGGCTGGAGCCCTCCAGGTGCCGCGATGCTCAACAAGCGGGCCTTCCATCGGGCCACGTTGCTCCGCTCGGGCAATGTGCTCGTCACGGGTGGGCTGGGGAATAGCGAACTAGATCCGGAGCTCAATGCGGTGGAGCTGTACATGCCCCCGCCACCTCGTCCCTGA
- a CDS encoding Rieske (2Fe-2S) protein produces the protein MSTSRRGFLKGILGTGAAGAAATALPGCAPDIDPAPVTDVSASDVGVVDLLVSRYPDLEREGGAITVRVDGETTPLLVTHTGGSEYSVLSALCTHAACPLGFDGREVVCPCHLSKFNPVDGAVTQRPATVGLRKFTSRFNTGTQVLTIDLRAGEGGFPSAVDGEVRLPFAQFPKLKDNGSVVEGVPGGYGKRIFVFRLQDGSLSAVDSVCTHNFCEVSSRPEQLDLICYCHDSTFSAQGEVTARPATRPLKKFTVTETADAVVVSNVR, from the coding sequence GTGAGCACTTCTCGACGTGGCTTCTTGAAGGGAATCCTGGGGACGGGCGCGGCGGGTGCGGCGGCGACGGCGCTGCCTGGGTGCGCGCCGGATATCGACCCCGCGCCGGTGACGGATGTGTCGGCCAGCGACGTGGGCGTGGTGGACCTGCTGGTGTCGCGCTACCCCGACCTGGAGCGGGAGGGTGGGGCCATCACCGTTCGCGTGGATGGCGAGACGACGCCGCTGCTGGTGACGCACACGGGGGGCAGCGAGTACTCGGTGCTGTCCGCCCTCTGTACGCATGCGGCCTGTCCTCTCGGGTTCGATGGGCGGGAGGTCGTGTGCCCGTGCCATCTGTCCAAGTTCAATCCGGTGGATGGGGCGGTGACGCAGCGGCCGGCCACGGTGGGGTTGCGCAAGTTCACCTCCCGGTTCAACACGGGCACCCAGGTGCTGACCATCGACCTGCGTGCGGGCGAGGGGGGCTTTCCCTCGGCGGTGGATGGCGAGGTTCGTCTGCCCTTCGCGCAGTTCCCCAAGCTGAAGGACAATGGCAGCGTGGTGGAAGGTGTCCCGGGGGGGTACGGCAAGCGCATCTTTGTCTTCCGGCTCCAGGACGGCTCGTTGTCGGCGGTGGACTCTGTCTGCACTCACAACTTCTGTGAGGTGTCCTCGCGTCCGGAGCAGCTCGACCTCATCTGTTATTGCCACGACTCCACCTTCTCGGCGCAGGGTGAGGTGACTGCTCGGCCGGCGACGCGGCCACTGAAGAAGTTCACCGTGACGGAGACGGCGGACGCGGTGGTGGTGTCGAACGTTCGTTGA
- a CDS encoding YceI family protein, whose translation MTARRLVLLTTLLLSLPVLAQGSAKTYALKKDSSSLTYKLHHPAHEVVGKAKPSDGKARLMPDGTLQVAVRANIKDFDSGNGNRDAHMMEVTEMAKFPIVDFKGVAKGVTMPTTFPAKVPVTLKGKLTFHGVTQDVEVPLTVVFKSATEVTTEGSFDISLDAYKVERPSLLMVKVDDKLVLEPALVFVVEGA comes from the coding sequence ATGACTGCTCGACGACTCGTGCTGCTCACCACCTTGTTGCTGTCCTTGCCCGTGCTGGCCCAGGGGAGCGCCAAGACGTATGCGTTGAAGAAGGACTCCAGCTCGCTGACGTACAAGCTGCATCACCCGGCGCACGAGGTGGTGGGCAAGGCGAAGCCCAGTGATGGCAAGGCCCGGCTGATGCCGGACGGCACGCTGCAGGTGGCGGTGCGCGCGAACATCAAGGACTTCGACTCGGGCAATGGCAACCGTGACGCCCACATGATGGAAGTCACGGAGATGGCCAAGTTCCCCATCGTGGACTTCAAGGGCGTGGCGAAGGGCGTGACGATGCCCACGACCTTCCCGGCGAAGGTGCCGGTGACGCTCAAGGGGAAGCTCACGTTCCACGGGGTGACGCAGGACGTGGAGGTGCCGCTGACGGTGGTGTTCAAGTCCGCGACGGAGGTGACGACCGAGGGCTCCTTCGACATCAGCCTGGACGCGTACAAGGTGGAGCGTCCGTCGCTGCTGATGGTGAAGGTGGATGACAAGCTGGTGCTCGAGCCGGCGCTGGTCTTCGTGGTGGAGGGCGCGTGA
- a CDS encoding GAF domain-containing sensor histidine kinase: MEKHSSVSLRMPLPEEGQGSGVELLAENRRARASAELASARMRSLQSLTLALSGALTSEDVARAVVVEAVRTLEAVAGGLYLMNVPGTSLELVHSVRCPPAVEAAFTHVALTARVPVAEAVRTGAPLWLTDFATMAKHFPETAAATRPTSGDMSVACLPLFTRARSVGCLIFVWGLAHDFDEEERAFIDMLAQQATMALERARLLAAERSQVERVGLLQHATAMLATSLDLGHTLRGVALGLVPTLGDLCIIDVLGPDHEVRRHFHAATPECSGLLAASRWHPPERPGTPICALASGLTAFHPSVDAFWIEGTSCGPEQLSLLRTLAPTSWMSVPLETPEGVLGALTLGHCLSGRHHTSEDLALAVELARRASAAVQNAHLFHQTQQALQLRDEFLAIASHELNTPLTALKLQLSRLRRMSADEDVQARTSLAVQQVDRLGRLVRELLEVAHLSEGRLHLTPEPVDLVDVCRGVLTRFTEERERAGATIFLHATGAVPGRWDHSRVDGMVTHLVSNALKYGLGRPVEVEVSCVPGDLARLVVKDRGIGIPAEQLAHLFQRFGRAVPLRHYGGFGLGLWFSRQVVEAHGGHIHLESAPGLGTTVTVEMPRTPASS, from the coding sequence ATGGAGAAGCATTCGTCCGTCAGCCTCCGCATGCCCCTGCCCGAGGAGGGACAGGGTTCGGGGGTGGAGTTGCTGGCGGAGAACCGCCGCGCTCGAGCCAGCGCCGAGCTCGCCAGTGCGCGCATGCGCAGCCTCCAGTCCCTCACCCTGGCCCTGTCCGGCGCCCTCACCTCCGAGGACGTCGCCCGCGCCGTCGTGGTGGAGGCCGTGCGCACCCTGGAGGCCGTGGCCGGGGGCCTGTACCTGATGAATGTGCCAGGCACGTCACTGGAGCTCGTCCACTCCGTGCGCTGTCCCCCCGCGGTGGAGGCCGCCTTCACCCACGTGGCCCTGACGGCCCGGGTCCCCGTCGCCGAGGCCGTGCGCACCGGCGCCCCCCTGTGGCTGACGGACTTCGCCACGATGGCCAAGCACTTCCCGGAGACCGCCGCGGCCACCCGCCCCACCAGCGGAGACATGTCCGTGGCGTGTCTGCCCCTGTTCACCCGCGCGCGCTCGGTGGGCTGCCTCATCTTCGTCTGGGGGCTCGCCCACGACTTCGACGAGGAGGAGCGCGCCTTCATCGACATGCTGGCGCAGCAGGCCACCATGGCCCTGGAGCGGGCCCGACTGCTCGCCGCCGAGCGCAGCCAGGTGGAGCGCGTGGGGCTGCTCCAACACGCCACTGCGATGCTGGCCACCTCGCTGGACCTGGGCCACACCCTGCGCGGCGTGGCCCTGGGGTTGGTGCCCACGCTGGGCGACCTGTGCATCATCGACGTGCTGGGCCCGGACCATGAGGTGCGCCGTCACTTCCACGCCGCCACCCCGGAGTGCTCGGGCCTGCTCGCCGCCAGCCGCTGGCACCCGCCCGAGCGTCCGGGCACGCCCATCTGCGCGCTGGCCAGCGGGCTGACGGCCTTCCACCCCAGCGTGGACGCCTTCTGGATCGAGGGCACCTCCTGCGGCCCCGAGCAGCTCTCCCTGCTGCGGACCCTGGCGCCGACCTCGTGGATGTCCGTGCCGCTGGAGACGCCGGAGGGCGTGCTGGGCGCGCTGACCCTGGGCCACTGCCTCTCCGGCCGGCACCACACGAGCGAGGACCTGGCGCTGGCCGTGGAGCTCGCGCGGCGGGCCAGCGCCGCCGTGCAGAACGCCCACCTCTTCCACCAGACGCAGCAGGCCCTGCAGCTGCGCGACGAGTTCCTCGCCATCGCCAGCCACGAGCTGAACACGCCGCTGACAGCCCTCAAGCTGCAGCTCTCCCGACTGCGGCGCATGTCCGCCGACGAGGATGTGCAGGCACGCACCTCGCTGGCGGTGCAGCAGGTGGACCGGCTGGGGCGACTGGTTCGCGAGCTGCTGGAAGTGGCGCACCTGTCCGAGGGCCGCCTGCACCTCACCCCCGAACCCGTGGACCTGGTGGACGTGTGCCGAGGCGTGCTGACGCGCTTCACCGAGGAGCGTGAGCGCGCGGGCGCCACCATCTTCCTGCACGCCACGGGCGCCGTCCCAGGCCGGTGGGACCACTCGCGCGTGGACGGCATGGTGACGCACCTGGTGTCGAACGCGCTGAAGTACGGACTGGGGCGCCCCGTGGAGGTGGAGGTGTCGTGCGTCCCCGGTGACCTCGCGAGGTTGGTCGTGAAGGACCGGGGCATCGGCATCCCCGCCGAGCAGCTCGCGCACCTCTTCCAGCGCTTCGGCCGCGCGGTGCCCCTGCGCCACTACGGTGGCTTCGGGTTGGGGTTGTGGTTCTCCCGGCAGGTGGTGGAGGCCCATGGCGGGCACATCCACCTCGAGAGCGCTCCGGGGCTGGGCACGACGGTCACGGTGGAGATGCCTCGGACGCCCGCGTCGTCCTGA
- a CDS encoding SCO family protein: MSAESSVALPPARLTQRPGFWAGIAVMALGISAAAGFSLLRTNSEPLPQLGALPDFAFTRQDGQPFGSAQLRGHPFIANFIFTRCPTVCPAFTRKMAHVQQSTDSHGTHLQLVSFSVDPKYDTPERLAEYGKLHGANFTRWSFLTGDYDVLKDTIVQGFKVSMGREPGSAEDDLLSIFHGTHFVLVDSKGQIRGYYDSADSESTDRLLRDVKRLVREEG; encoded by the coding sequence ATGTCCGCTGAATCCTCCGTCGCGCTCCCTCCCGCTCGCCTCACGCAACGCCCCGGCTTCTGGGCCGGCATCGCCGTCATGGCGCTGGGCATCTCGGCGGCGGCTGGGTTCTCCCTGCTGCGTACGAACAGCGAGCCCCTGCCCCAGCTCGGCGCGCTCCCGGACTTCGCCTTCACCCGGCAGGACGGACAGCCCTTCGGCAGCGCCCAGCTTCGCGGGCATCCGTTCATCGCCAACTTCATCTTCACCCGCTGCCCCACCGTCTGCCCGGCCTTCACCCGGAAGATGGCGCACGTGCAGCAGAGCACCGACTCCCACGGGACCCACCTCCAGCTCGTGTCGTTCTCCGTCGACCCGAAGTACGACACGCCCGAGCGCCTGGCGGAGTACGGAAAGCTCCATGGCGCCAACTTCACCCGCTGGAGCTTCCTGACCGGGGACTACGACGTCCTCAAGGACACCATCGTCCAGGGCTTCAAGGTCAGCATGGGCCGCGAGCCCGGCTCCGCCGAGGATGATCTGCTCTCCATCTTCCACGGCACCCACTTCGTCCTCGTGGATTCGAAGGGGCAGATTCGCGGCTACTACGACAGCGCCGACAGCGAGTCGACGGATCGCCTCCTGCGGGATGTGAAGCGGCTCGTTCGCGAAGAGGGTTGA
- a CDS encoding O-acetyl-ADP-ribose deacetylase translates to MRLELIRGDITRVDADAIVNAANSALLGGGGVDGAIHRAAGPELLAECRLLRGCPTGQARLTRGYRLPARHVIHTVGPVWRGGADGESALLARCYQSVFALVEQQGFGTVAFPSISTGVYRFPIERAARIALGEIRKALERMPSLEKVTVVLFSDADLETYQRVLSGDGGSSGDGNV, encoded by the coding sequence ATGAGGCTGGAGCTGATTCGAGGCGACATCACCCGGGTCGACGCGGACGCCATCGTCAACGCGGCGAACTCGGCGTTGCTGGGGGGCGGAGGGGTGGATGGTGCCATCCACCGCGCCGCGGGGCCGGAGCTGCTGGCCGAGTGCCGCCTGTTGCGAGGCTGTCCCACGGGGCAGGCGCGGCTGACGCGGGGGTACCGCTTGCCCGCACGTCACGTCATCCACACCGTGGGGCCTGTCTGGCGAGGTGGGGCGGACGGGGAGTCGGCCCTGCTTGCCCGCTGCTACCAGAGCGTCTTCGCGCTGGTGGAGCAGCAGGGGTTCGGGACGGTGGCGTTCCCCTCCATCTCCACGGGGGTGTACCGGTTCCCCATCGAGCGGGCCGCCCGCATCGCCCTGGGTGAAATCCGGAAGGCCTTGGAGCGGATGCCGTCGCTCGAGAAGGTGACGGTGGTGCTCTTCTCGGACGCGGACCTGGAGACCTACCAGCGCGTGCTGTCCGGGGACGGGGGCAGTTCCGGGGACGGGAATGTGTGA